From Trichocoleus sp. FACHB-46, one genomic window encodes:
- a CDS encoding ArsA family ATPase: MSLILTFLGKGGTGRTTVAIATAKRYASEGKRVLLVGQAPDPNLGVLLGNALTADPQEIASNLQAVQLQSAALLERSWEEVKKLEAQYLRTPILKAVFGQELGVLPGMDSALALNALREYDASGQYDVIVYDGSGDQSTLRMLGMPEVLSWYVRRFRKVFTDSDLGRTILESPFIQPLVGTVLNVSWSPDNWAQPTNQVSNILDDGRAAVTNPHRVAAYLVTTADPAAIATARYLWGSAQQIGLTVGGVILNQAMVSQAVAQTVTTEFDPLKINAFPVRTGDDWQPLVDALPDFSQADQAPRAIAVNVAERKVALFLPGFDKKQVKLSQNGPEITIEAGDQRRNISLPPELSGKPVTGAKFQDGYLIISF, from the coding sequence AGTGAAGGTAAGCGAGTCCTGCTCGTCGGTCAAGCGCCAGACCCAAACTTGGGTGTGTTGTTGGGAAATGCTTTGACGGCTGACCCTCAGGAAATTGCCTCTAACTTGCAGGCTGTGCAATTGCAAAGCGCTGCTTTGCTAGAACGCAGTTGGGAAGAAGTGAAGAAACTGGAAGCCCAGTATTTACGGACTCCAATCTTAAAGGCTGTGTTTGGTCAAGAGTTGGGGGTGCTACCCGGTATGGATAGTGCTTTGGCCCTCAATGCTTTGCGCGAGTACGATGCCAGCGGTCAGTATGATGTCATTGTCTATGACGGTTCCGGCGACCAAAGTACGCTGCGGATGCTGGGTATGCCCGAAGTGCTGAGTTGGTATGTGCGCCGCTTTCGCAAGGTGTTTACCGATTCTGATCTAGGCAGAACTATTTTAGAATCTCCCTTTATTCAGCCTTTAGTTGGCACTGTGCTAAACGTCAGTTGGTCACCGGATAATTGGGCTCAGCCGACGAATCAGGTGAGCAATATATTAGACGACGGGAGAGCCGCTGTTACCAATCCTCATCGTGTGGCAGCCTACCTAGTTACCACCGCCGACCCAGCAGCGATCGCAACGGCTCGTTATCTGTGGGGCAGTGCTCAGCAGATTGGTCTCACCGTAGGCGGGGTGATTTTGAACCAAGCAATGGTGAGTCAGGCTGTGGCTCAAACTGTCACCACTGAGTTTGATCCGCTCAAAATTAATGCTTTTCCGGTGCGAACAGGAGATGATTGGCAACCTTTAGTCGATGCGTTGCCTGACTTCAGCCAAGCCGATCAAGCGCCTAGAGCGATCGCAGTCAATGTGGCTGAGCGCAAAGTCGCTCTGTTCCTCCCAGGCTTTGACAAAAAGCAAGTTAAGCTGTCTCAAAATGGCCCTGAAATTACGATTGAAGCAGGGGACCAACGGCGTAACATTTCCTTGCCACCGGAATTAAGCGGTAAACCCGTGACAGGTGCCAAATTCCAAGATGGTTACTTAATCATCTCGTTTTAA
- the psb35 gene encoding photosystem II assembly protein Psb35, whose product MSLLIAAAATAEVATNTPHFPISATLVYIVGFIAAVSIGSVAWYNSKRPVGWEDKDRPDIVPEVEKEETPGIGQPR is encoded by the coding sequence ATGTCTTTATTAATTGCGGCGGCGGCAACAGCAGAAGTTGCTACAAATACTCCTCATTTCCCCATCTCTGCCACCTTGGTTTATATCGTTGGATTTATTGCAGCTGTGTCAATTGGTTCGGTCGCTTGGTACAACTCTAAGCGTCCTGTAGGCTGGGAAGATAAGGATCGCCCTGACATTGTGCCTGAAGTTGAGAAGGAAGAAACTCCTGGCATCGGTCAGCCTCGCTAA
- a CDS encoding PBP1A family penicillin-binding protein: MAKFISRLRGFSAKFNNAESAEPGPIASNDQSQPKKRRKKVPKPPGKRLKSNVKQLSTQAVARVERSRLAPILRPFRGPKPLHQNRLFWLGLGLTSGICALGIGWWSLESTLPDTGSIFTFVRDGTLTIKAADGTILQQSGPATREKLTIRQFPKNTVEAFIAAEDRRFYKHKGVDYQGIVRAALSNVVSGDLVQGGSTITQQVARIVFLNQERSITRKLKEAMLARELERQMPKEQILERYLNLVYLGSGAYGVADAAWVYFSKPVDKLTLPETAMIAGLPPAPSVYSPLVNPDSAVKRRNVVLQRMFDTGYISKAEMETAIATPLQLKPSTPKRLVIEAPYFTSYIQQELPKYVSPEALELGGLTVETTLNRQWQKTAEKAIKDAVELDGSAEGFSQAALVSLDPRNGEVKALVGGNGYGKSQFNRATQAQRQPGSTFKTLVYTSAIAAGFSPTDGYLDAQYTVDGYKPQNYGKTYRGWVSMRDALTYSVNVVAVKVLIDVGFDPVVKMAKDMGIRSKLMPTYSLALGASEVNLLELTSAYGTLAAQGNAVTPHGITRILNRQGQVLYSADFKPKRVVDKGTASILTWMLEGVVQSGTGRPAQVGRPVAGKTGTSEEARDLWFIGYIPQVVTGVWLGNDNNDPTWGTSGTAAHTWREFMTKVVQGMPVQKFPELPSFEGRKGSIKAKPVTPKRELSGSTAPETGAANSESSGGGYDSESSYDSGGGYDSGGGYDSGGYEDAAPSEPAPEPAAEEAPPSDYAPVEEAPAEEAPVEEAPAEEAPVEEAPAEPEPPADSEPAPPAF; encoded by the coding sequence GTGGCAAAGTTTATCTCAAGGCTCAGGGGTTTTTCGGCCAAGTTCAATAATGCTGAGTCAGCAGAACCTGGACCAATCGCCTCTAATGATCAATCGCAACCTAAAAAGCGGCGCAAGAAAGTGCCCAAACCACCAGGGAAGCGGTTAAAGTCGAACGTTAAGCAATTATCGACTCAAGCCGTTGCTCGCGTTGAAAGATCACGACTCGCTCCCATTCTGCGACCATTCCGAGGCCCAAAACCGCTTCACCAGAATCGCTTATTTTGGTTGGGGCTTGGTTTGACTAGTGGTATCTGTGCCTTGGGAATTGGTTGGTGGTCTCTGGAGAGCACTTTACCGGATACCGGAAGTATCTTTACCTTTGTCCGAGACGGCACCCTCACGATTAAAGCCGCTGACGGAACTATCCTACAGCAGTCGGGGCCTGCTACAAGAGAAAAATTGACCATCCGTCAATTTCCCAAAAACACAGTCGAAGCTTTTATTGCAGCGGAAGATCGTCGTTTCTATAAGCACAAGGGCGTAGATTACCAAGGGATTGTCCGTGCAGCCCTCTCCAATGTTGTCTCAGGGGATTTGGTGCAAGGCGGCAGCACGATCACGCAACAGGTAGCCCGCATTGTATTTTTGAACCAAGAGCGTAGCATTACGCGCAAATTGAAAGAAGCCATGCTAGCTCGAGAGCTAGAGCGGCAGATGCCGAAAGAGCAAATTCTAGAGCGCTACTTGAATTTGGTTTATTTGGGTTCTGGGGCTTATGGTGTCGCTGATGCGGCTTGGGTTTACTTCAGTAAGCCAGTGGACAAGCTGACTTTGCCAGAAACCGCAATGATTGCTGGGTTGCCTCCTGCTCCTAGTGTTTACTCACCTTTGGTCAATCCTGACTCTGCTGTCAAGCGGCGCAACGTTGTGTTGCAGCGGATGTTTGATACTGGATACATCAGCAAGGCTGAGATGGAAACGGCGATCGCGACTCCTCTGCAACTCAAACCCAGCACTCCAAAGCGCTTGGTGATTGAAGCGCCCTATTTTACTTCTTACATCCAGCAGGAGCTACCCAAGTATGTTTCTCCCGAAGCGTTGGAACTGGGTGGCTTAACGGTTGAAACCACCTTAAATCGTCAGTGGCAAAAGACAGCAGAAAAAGCAATTAAAGATGCCGTAGAGCTAGATGGCTCGGCGGAAGGTTTTAGCCAAGCCGCTTTAGTGTCGCTCGACCCCCGCAACGGTGAGGTAAAGGCGTTGGTAGGAGGTAATGGTTATGGCAAGAGCCAATTTAACCGAGCGACCCAAGCCCAACGGCAACCGGGTTCTACTTTCAAAACCTTGGTTTACACGAGCGCGATCGCGGCTGGGTTCTCGCCTACCGATGGGTATCTAGATGCTCAGTACACGGTTGATGGTTACAAGCCGCAGAACTACGGTAAGACCTATCGGGGATGGGTCTCGATGCGAGACGCCTTAACCTATTCTGTCAATGTGGTTGCGGTCAAAGTCTTGATTGATGTCGGGTTCGATCCGGTGGTCAAGATGGCGAAAGACATGGGCATTCGGTCTAAGTTAATGCCGACTTATTCCCTAGCCTTAGGAGCGTCGGAAGTTAACTTGCTAGAGCTGACTAGTGCTTATGGGACATTAGCCGCTCAAGGGAATGCAGTTACACCTCACGGCATTACTCGGATTCTCAATCGACAGGGACAAGTTCTTTACAGCGCCGACTTTAAACCCAAACGAGTGGTTGATAAAGGTACTGCCTCCATCCTCACTTGGATGCTAGAGGGTGTGGTGCAGTCTGGCACAGGTCGACCAGCGCAGGTAGGGCGGCCTGTTGCTGGAAAAACAGGCACTTCTGAGGAAGCTCGTGACTTGTGGTTTATCGGCTATATTCCTCAGGTTGTGACTGGGGTGTGGTTGGGCAACGACAACAACGACCCTACTTGGGGGACGAGTGGTACGGCTGCTCACACTTGGCGTGAATTCATGACTAAAGTTGTGCAAGGCATGCCAGTCCAGAAGTTTCCTGAGCTACCAAGTTTTGAGGGGCGCAAAGGCAGCATCAAAGCTAAGCCCGTCACTCCTAAACGTGAGCTTTCAGGCAGTACTGCGCCTGAAACTGGGGCTGCGAATAGCGAGAGCTCTGGTGGTGGATACGATTCTGAAAGTAGCTACGATTCCGGTGGTGGCTATGATTCTGGCGGCGGCTATGACTCCGGCGGCTATGAAGATGCCGCTCCCAGTGAACCTGCACCTGAACCTGCAGCAGAAGAAGCGCCACCCAGCGACTATGCACCCGTGGAAGAGGCCCCTGCGGAAGAAGCTCCCGTAGAAGAAGCGCCTGCGGAAGAAGCTCCCGTAGAAGAAGCGCCTGCGGAACCTGAACCGCCTGCTGATTCTGAGCCTGCGCCACCCGCATTCTGA
- the chlG gene encoding chlorophyll synthase ChlG produces MSDPTPLTPDSNVSPAVEVAQGQNTAADLEVQANTAAPLSTTAPEAANRSAKARQLLGMKGAEAGETSIWKIRLQLMKPITWIPLIWGVVCGAASGGRFSWSLENVLISAACMLMSGPMLTGYTQTINDFYDRDLDAINEPYRPIPSGAISLPQVKVQIWALLLGGIGIAYALDQWAGHTFPTLTALAAGGSLVSYIYSAPPLKLKQNGWLGNYALGASYIALPWWAGHALFGDLNPTIVVLTLFYSFAGLGIAIVNDFKSVEGDRQLGLKSLPVMFGVTTAAWICVLMIDVFQTGVAAYLVSIHQNLYAVILLLLVIPQITFQDMYFLRDPLKNDVKYQASAQPFLVLGMLVAALALGHAGV; encoded by the coding sequence ATGTCTGACCCGACTCCCTTAACTCCAGACTCCAACGTTTCTCCAGCAGTTGAGGTGGCACAAGGCCAAAATACTGCCGCAGATCTAGAGGTGCAAGCCAATACCGCTGCACCTCTGAGCACAACTGCTCCAGAGGCTGCTAATCGGAGTGCCAAAGCTCGGCAACTCCTAGGTATGAAAGGAGCGGAAGCAGGAGAAACCTCGATTTGGAAGATTCGCCTGCAACTGATGAAGCCGATTACCTGGATTCCTCTAATCTGGGGAGTCGTTTGTGGTGCAGCTTCTGGCGGACGCTTCAGTTGGAGTCTAGAGAATGTCTTGATCTCAGCCGCTTGTATGTTGATGTCGGGACCCATGCTGACGGGCTACACCCAAACCATCAACGATTTTTATGATCGAGATCTAGATGCGATCAACGAACCCTACCGCCCCATTCCTTCGGGAGCCATTTCTCTACCTCAAGTCAAGGTCCAAATTTGGGCCTTGCTGCTGGGTGGTATTGGTATTGCCTACGCCCTAGATCAGTGGGCAGGGCATACATTTCCCACGCTGACGGCTTTGGCGGCAGGGGGTTCGTTGGTGTCTTATATCTACTCAGCTCCACCACTGAAGCTGAAACAGAATGGCTGGTTGGGTAACTACGCGCTTGGAGCTAGCTATATTGCTTTGCCTTGGTGGGCAGGACATGCGCTGTTTGGGGATCTCAATCCCACAATTGTGGTTTTAACGTTGTTCTATAGCTTTGCGGGCTTGGGCATTGCGATCGTGAATGACTTTAAGAGTGTGGAGGGCGATCGCCAGCTGGGATTAAAGTCGCTACCAGTCATGTTTGGTGTCACCACTGCTGCTTGGATCTGCGTCCTGATGATTGATGTGTTTCAAACCGGGGTCGCGGCTTATCTGGTCAGTATTCACCAGAATTTGTATGCAGTCATTTTGTTACTGCTCGTAATTCCCCAAATCACCTTCCAGGATATGTACTTCCTGCGTGATCCTCTCAAGAATGACGTGAAGTACCAAGCGAGCGCCCAACCGTTTTTAGTGTTGGGCATGCTAGTCGCGGCTCTAGCGCTAGGCCATGCGGGTGTTTAA
- a CDS encoding 16S rRNA (cytosine(967)-C(5))-methyltransferase: MPNPRQLAFLALRSIQRDAFADVALDRVLQDAELSNQDRRLATELVYGSVRRQRTLDALIDQLGKKKAHQQPPDLRAILHLGLYQLRYLNQIPASAAVNTTVELAKQNGFPGLTGFVNGFMRQYIRLAETSGDPLQLPSDPVQRLGTLHSYPDWIVQVWLDQLDLAETEQLCEWMNRPPHIDLRINPLHTSLDEVETAMQAAGVAVQRLPHLPQALRLLEPAGAIQKLPGFQSGWWMVQDASAQLVSYLVDPQPGEFVIDACAAPGGKALHLAELMQDQGMIWACDRTASRLKKLKENAERLGIHSTEISIGDSRNQPQFVGKGDRVLLDAPCSGLGTLNRHADARWRQTPDRVQELATLQQELLVAAATWLKHDGVLVYATCTLHPQENEQVIEAFLDQHPDWQIEPPAPNSPAAAFATPQGWVKVWPHRQQMDGFFMVRLKLAVRQAAAS; this comes from the coding sequence GTGCCCAACCCTCGCCAACTTGCCTTTCTCGCCCTACGATCGATCCAACGAGATGCCTTTGCGGATGTGGCGCTCGATCGCGTCCTGCAAGATGCTGAACTCAGTAACCAAGATCGACGGCTAGCAACTGAGCTAGTGTATGGCAGCGTCAGACGGCAACGCACTTTAGATGCGCTGATCGATCAGTTGGGCAAAAAGAAAGCTCATCAACAACCACCCGATTTACGGGCAATTCTGCATCTAGGACTGTACCAACTGCGCTATCTGAACCAGATTCCCGCCTCGGCTGCGGTCAATACCACCGTCGAGCTAGCCAAACAAAACGGTTTTCCAGGGCTAACCGGGTTTGTCAACGGCTTCATGCGCCAATACATCCGCTTAGCTGAGACATCTGGCGATCCCTTGCAACTTCCGTCTGATCCCGTTCAGCGGTTAGGAACTCTGCACAGTTATCCTGACTGGATCGTTCAAGTTTGGCTCGACCAACTGGATTTAGCCGAAACCGAGCAATTGTGCGAGTGGATGAATCGTCCACCGCACATTGACCTGCGAATCAATCCTCTCCACACTTCCCTCGACGAAGTGGAGACAGCGATGCAAGCCGCAGGAGTAGCGGTGCAACGTTTGCCCCATTTGCCCCAAGCCTTGCGGTTACTGGAGCCTGCGGGTGCAATTCAGAAATTGCCAGGGTTTCAGTCAGGCTGGTGGATGGTGCAAGATGCTAGCGCTCAGTTAGTCAGCTATCTAGTTGACCCGCAACCTGGCGAGTTTGTAATTGATGCTTGTGCGGCTCCGGGTGGTAAAGCTTTGCATCTCGCCGAACTGATGCAAGATCAAGGGATGATTTGGGCTTGCGATCGCACTGCATCTCGCCTGAAAAAACTCAAGGAAAACGCAGAACGATTGGGCATCCACTCCACCGAGATCAGCATTGGCGACAGCCGCAACCAACCCCAATTTGTCGGCAAGGGCGATCGCGTTCTCCTCGATGCACCTTGTTCTGGCCTTGGTACACTCAACCGTCACGCCGATGCGCGCTGGCGACAAACTCCCGATCGTGTGCAAGAGTTGGCAACGCTGCAACAGGAACTCTTAGTCGCAGCCGCCACTTGGCTCAAACACGATGGCGTGCTGGTTTACGCTACCTGTACGCTGCATCCGCAAGAAAATGAGCAAGTCATTGAGGCTTTTCTCGATCAGCATCCCGATTGGCAGATCGAGCCACCCGCACCCAACTCCCCAGCTGCCGCCTTTGCCACCCCTCAAGGCTGGGTAAAAGTTTGGCCCCATCGTCAACAGATGGATGGGTTCTTCATGGTTCGCCTTAAGCTTGCAGTTCGGCAGGCTGCCGCCAGTTAA